In the Plectropomus leopardus isolate mb chromosome 5, YSFRI_Pleo_2.0, whole genome shotgun sequence genome, one interval contains:
- the cep57 gene encoding centrosomal protein of 57 kDa isoform X3: protein MDTLSKTAGADAPREKELCPPPAPSGVVSDSLSLPSYREYPAHRPFINTLVHHTPQTRAHQSYRPSSPSKAFPETSSAAILSALRNLQEKIRKLELEKGHAELSLHTMGKDASNTHLQSDKVTQRLLKDYTDTKKESGQSNCNQVLITHLAAAESRCVKLERQLEHMRRMLRSAKTDRTSLLKQQVSMETAKSVDQQSDLVSEHVQLEKLERLEQEYLRLTRTQSNAEMKIRELEMKLQEEEHQRKLVQDKANQLQTGLETNRILLQSVSPCLSSRQSKEKKSDSKKQPSYIQPHYRLSLRDVPFVAGTSVGCSHSVRANVQSVLSLLKRHQPHLCNSRVLSRKANSYETGSSPRRSDSSSSSSSASEEELSELLQALQEELRFMSLEQDELMRQVEASVSDQESKELQREQERLLLKMERKGEQISKLYKHRTQIKKLRKETSSRRNNGNEVRMTTTASTRGRSAAAVKVRPGERSKRNLRLLRDMRALQTSLRT from the exons ATGGATACGCTGTCAAAAACAGCCGGTGCTGATGCTCCGCGGGAGAAG GAGCTTTGTCCACCACCAGCACCCAGTGGGGTAGTAtctgacagcctgtcactccCATCTTATAGAGAGTATCCAGCTCACCGTCCCTTCATCAACACACTTGTGCATCACACACCCCAAACACGTGCACATCAGTCATATCGCCCATCATCACCCAGCAAGGCATTCCCAGAGACCAGCAGTGCAG CGATCTTATCTGCCTTGAGGAACCTCCAGGAGAAGATCAGGAAGTTGGAGTTGGAGAAGGGGCATGCAGAGCTCAGTCTGCATACGATGGGGAAAGATGCGTCAAATACCCATCTGCAGAGCGATAAAGTCACACAGAGACTCTTAAAAGATTacacagatacaaaaaaagagagtggACAGTCCAATTGCAACCAAG TGTTGATTACCCAtctggctgctgcagagtcTCGCTGTGTGAAGCTGGAGCGGCAGCTGGAGCACATGAGGAGGATGTTGCGCAGTGCCAAGACGGACAGGACCAGCCTGCTCAAACAGCAG GTTTCCATGGAGACGGCCAAGTCAGTTGATCAACAGTCAGACCTGGTGTCTGAGCATGTCCAGTTGGAGAAGCTGGAGCGACTGGAGCAGGAGTACCTTAGACTGACACGCACACAAAGCAACGCAGAg ATGAAGATTCGGGAGCTGGAGATGAAActacaggaggaggagcacCAGAGAAAGCTGGTCCAGGACAAAGCCAATCAG CTACAGACAGGTTTGGAGACCAACAGGATACTGCTGCAGTCAGTGTCACCTTGTCTGTCCAGCAGACAGTCCAAAGAGAAAAAGTCAGATTCAAAG AAGCAGCCATCCTACATACAGCCACACTACAGACTGAGCCTCAGAGACGTACCTTTTGTTGCTGGAACG TCAGTAGGCTGCAGCCACTCAGTCCGAGCAAACGTCCAGTCCGTTTTATCTCTCCTAAAGCGACACCAGCCACACCTCTGCAACAGCCGTGTCCTCTCTAGGAAAGCAAACAGCTATGAGACAGGTAGTAGTCCCAGGCGTTCAGACAgctcatcctcttcctcctctgcaagCGAAGAGGAGCTATCAGAGCTGCTACAAGCACTACAGGAGGAGCTGCGATTCATGAGCTT GGAGCAGGATGAGTTGATGAGGCAGGTGGAGGCCAGCGTGTCTGACCAGGAGAGCAAAGAACTTCAGAGGGAGCAGGagaggctgctgctgaaaatggagaggaaaggagagcaGATCAGTAAGCTgtacaaacacagaacacag ATAAAGAAGTTAAGAAAGGAAACCAGTTCTAGGCGGAACAATGGGAATGAGGTGAGGATGACAACCACAGCGTCCACTAGAGGTCGCTCTGCTGCAGCAGTCAAAGTCAGACCAGGAGAGAGGAGCAAGAGgaacctgcggctgctgagGGACATGAGGGCGCTGCAGACCTCACTACGGACCTGA
- the tmprss4a gene encoding transmembrane protease serine 4a isoform X2 — translation MWTIAQVPEESTRPLNPGLAVVPRPGQHRRPMPPQKTQGVKSKGKRVVLAVLTVVVLIGILVTAAYFIKKLIDSKYFFCNRSFKFIPLDKACDGNNDCAGGEDEITCLSSFKANTTFPVRLMSGRQVLQVYSRGQGWRSVCSDNWTEKHTLTACKQLGYTYEPRNTIVPVDTLISSLKNGPFTAVRPETANTPIHQATIDRVCRSGSVVSLSCSDCGQVRQDRIVGGKDAFIEDWPWQVSLQQGGQHTCGGSLVTPRWVVTAAHCFTSSKKELSRWRVVSGKTHMGTLGGSYVDRIILNGDYDPARNDYDIAMMRLSSPITVGESRKPVCLPPKAFDLPAKASVFVTGWGYLEENGKVSPSLQEASISLIDRAKCSSPTVYGNSITPRMICAGLLEGGVDACQGDSGGPLVYFTSSKWHLVGVVSWGVGCARERRPGVYCNVEQMLNWIYTVVEKNP, via the exons aCAATCGCACAGGTGCCTGAAGAAAGCACTAGACCCTTGAATCCTGGGCTGGCAG TGGTTCCAAGACCAGGCCAACACAGAAGGCCCATGCCGCCACAAAAGACTCAGGGAGTCAAGTCTAAGGGGAAAAGAGTGGTGCTGGCTGTCCTGACAGTTGTGGTTTTAATAGGCATACTAGTCACAGCAGCGTACTTCA TTAAGAAGCTGATTGACAGCAAATACTTCTTCTGCAATCGTTCATTCAAGTTCATCCCATTAGACAAAGCCTGTGACGGGAACAACGACTgtgcaggaggagaggatgaaATTACTTGTCTGTCAAGTTTTAAGGCCAACACTACCTTTccag TGCGTCTCATGTCGGGGAGGCAGGTCCTGCAGGTGTACAGCCGTGGCCAAGGTTGGCGGAGTGTATGTAGCGACAACTGGACTGAaaagcacacactcacagcgtGTAAACAACTGGGCTACACATA TGAACCTCGTAACACCATTGTCCCAGTGGACACTTTGATATCGTCCCTGAAAAATGGACCATTCACAGCTGTCAGGCCTGAAACTGCGAACACACCCATACATCAGGCTACCATAGACCG TGTATGCAGATCAGGATCTGTGGTGTCTTTGTCCTGTTCAG acTGTGGACAGGTCCGACAGGACCGAATTGTCGGCGGCAAAGATGCTTTCATTGAGGACTGGCCCTGGCAGGTTAGCCTGCAGCAAGGAGGCCAGCACACATGTGGAGGCTCACTGGTGACACCACGTTGGGTTGTCACAGCCGCCCACTGCTTTACTAG CAGTAAAAAGGAGCTGAGTCGGTGGAGAGTGGTGTCAGGAAAGACACACATGGGCACACTGGGAGGTTCCTATGTGGACAGGATCATACTGAATGGAGACTATGATCCAGCACGAAATGACTACGATATTGCAATGATGAGACTCAGCAGCCCAATCACTGTGGGAG AGAGTCGCAAGCCAGTTTGTCTACCTCCTAAAGCCTTTGACCTTCCGGCCAAGGCCTCCGTGTTTGTGACCGGCTGGGGATACCTGGAGGAAAACG GTAAGGTTTCTCCATCACTTCAGGAGGCCTCTATCTCTCTGATAGACCGGGCCAAGTGTTCCAGTCCAACAGTGTATGGGAACTCCATAACCCCGAGGATGATCTGTGCTGGTTTACTGGAGGGGGGAGTGGATGCCTGCCAG GGGGACAGTGGGGGTCCCTTGGTCTACTTCACCTCCTCTAAATGGCATCTGGTGGGAGTGGTGAGCTGGGGCGTTGGCTGTGCTCGAGAGAGAAGGCCAGGTGTCTACTGCAATGTTGAACAGATGTTAAACTGGATTTATACAGTTGTTGAG AAAAACCCCTGA
- the cep57 gene encoding centrosomal protein of 57 kDa isoform X1: protein MLRGRRYCGCCSTFSPVSLQELCPPPAPSGVVSDSLSLPSYREYPAHRPFINTLVHHTPQTRAHQSYRPSSPSKAFPETSSAAILSALRNLQEKIRKLELEKGHAELSLHTMGKDASNTHLQSDKVTQRLLKDYTDTKKESGQSNCNQVLITHLAAAESRCVKLERQLEHMRRMLRSAKTDRTSLLKQQVSMETAKSVDQQSDLVSEHVQLEKLERLEQEYLRLTRTQSNAEMKIRELEMKLQEEEHQRKLVQDKANQLQTGLETNRILLQSVSPCLSSRQSKEKKSDSKKQPSYIQPHYRLSLRDVPFVAGTSVGCSHSVRANVQSVLSLLKRHQPHLCNSRVLSRKANSYETGSSPRRSDSSSSSSSASEEELSELLQALQEELRFMSLEQDELMRQVEASVSDQESKELQREQERLLLKMERKGEQISKLYKHRTQIKKLRKETSSRRNNGNEVRMTTTASTRGRSAAAVKVRPGERSKRNLRLLRDMRALQTSLRT, encoded by the exons ATGCTCCGCGGGAGAAG ATATTGTGGATGCTGTTCAACATTTAGCCCTGTCTCTCTGCAGGAGCTTTGTCCACCACCAGCACCCAGTGGGGTAGTAtctgacagcctgtcactccCATCTTATAGAGAGTATCCAGCTCACCGTCCCTTCATCAACACACTTGTGCATCACACACCCCAAACACGTGCACATCAGTCATATCGCCCATCATCACCCAGCAAGGCATTCCCAGAGACCAGCAGTGCAG CGATCTTATCTGCCTTGAGGAACCTCCAGGAGAAGATCAGGAAGTTGGAGTTGGAGAAGGGGCATGCAGAGCTCAGTCTGCATACGATGGGGAAAGATGCGTCAAATACCCATCTGCAGAGCGATAAAGTCACACAGAGACTCTTAAAAGATTacacagatacaaaaaaagagagtggACAGTCCAATTGCAACCAAG TGTTGATTACCCAtctggctgctgcagagtcTCGCTGTGTGAAGCTGGAGCGGCAGCTGGAGCACATGAGGAGGATGTTGCGCAGTGCCAAGACGGACAGGACCAGCCTGCTCAAACAGCAG GTTTCCATGGAGACGGCCAAGTCAGTTGATCAACAGTCAGACCTGGTGTCTGAGCATGTCCAGTTGGAGAAGCTGGAGCGACTGGAGCAGGAGTACCTTAGACTGACACGCACACAAAGCAACGCAGAg ATGAAGATTCGGGAGCTGGAGATGAAActacaggaggaggagcacCAGAGAAAGCTGGTCCAGGACAAAGCCAATCAG CTACAGACAGGTTTGGAGACCAACAGGATACTGCTGCAGTCAGTGTCACCTTGTCTGTCCAGCAGACAGTCCAAAGAGAAAAAGTCAGATTCAAAG AAGCAGCCATCCTACATACAGCCACACTACAGACTGAGCCTCAGAGACGTACCTTTTGTTGCTGGAACG TCAGTAGGCTGCAGCCACTCAGTCCGAGCAAACGTCCAGTCCGTTTTATCTCTCCTAAAGCGACACCAGCCACACCTCTGCAACAGCCGTGTCCTCTCTAGGAAAGCAAACAGCTATGAGACAGGTAGTAGTCCCAGGCGTTCAGACAgctcatcctcttcctcctctgcaagCGAAGAGGAGCTATCAGAGCTGCTACAAGCACTACAGGAGGAGCTGCGATTCATGAGCTT GGAGCAGGATGAGTTGATGAGGCAGGTGGAGGCCAGCGTGTCTGACCAGGAGAGCAAAGAACTTCAGAGGGAGCAGGagaggctgctgctgaaaatggagaggaaaggagagcaGATCAGTAAGCTgtacaaacacagaacacag ATAAAGAAGTTAAGAAAGGAAACCAGTTCTAGGCGGAACAATGGGAATGAGGTGAGGATGACAACCACAGCGTCCACTAGAGGTCGCTCTGCTGCAGCAGTCAAAGTCAGACCAGGAGAGAGGAGCAAGAGgaacctgcggctgctgagGGACATGAGGGCGCTGCAGACCTCACTACGGACCTGA
- the tmprss4a gene encoding transmembrane protease serine 4a isoform X3 has protein sequence MPPQKTQGVKSKGKRVVLAVLTVVVLIGILVTAAYFIKKLIDSKYFFCNRSFKFIPLDKACDGNNDCAGGEDEITCLSSFKANTTFPVRLMSGRQVLQVYSRGQGWRSVCSDNWTEKHTLTACKQLGYTYEPRNTIVPVDTLISSLKNGPFTAVRPETANTPIHQATIDRSVCRSGSVVSLSCSDCGQVRQDRIVGGKDAFIEDWPWQVSLQQGGQHTCGGSLVTPRWVVTAAHCFTSSKKELSRWRVVSGKTHMGTLGGSYVDRIILNGDYDPARNDYDIAMMRLSSPITVGESRKPVCLPPKAFDLPAKASVFVTGWGYLEENGKVSPSLQEASISLIDRAKCSSPTVYGNSITPRMICAGLLEGGVDACQGDSGGPLVYFTSSKWHLVGVVSWGVGCARERRPGVYCNVEQMLNWIYTVVEKNP, from the exons ATGCCGCCACAAAAGACTCAGGGAGTCAAGTCTAAGGGGAAAAGAGTGGTGCTGGCTGTCCTGACAGTTGTGGTTTTAATAGGCATACTAGTCACAGCAGCGTACTTCA TTAAGAAGCTGATTGACAGCAAATACTTCTTCTGCAATCGTTCATTCAAGTTCATCCCATTAGACAAAGCCTGTGACGGGAACAACGACTgtgcaggaggagaggatgaaATTACTTGTCTGTCAAGTTTTAAGGCCAACACTACCTTTccag TGCGTCTCATGTCGGGGAGGCAGGTCCTGCAGGTGTACAGCCGTGGCCAAGGTTGGCGGAGTGTATGTAGCGACAACTGGACTGAaaagcacacactcacagcgtGTAAACAACTGGGCTACACATA TGAACCTCGTAACACCATTGTCCCAGTGGACACTTTGATATCGTCCCTGAAAAATGGACCATTCACAGCTGTCAGGCCTGAAACTGCGAACACACCCATACATCAGGCTACCATAGACCG CAGTGTATGCAGATCAGGATCTGTGGTGTCTTTGTCCTGTTCAG acTGTGGACAGGTCCGACAGGACCGAATTGTCGGCGGCAAAGATGCTTTCATTGAGGACTGGCCCTGGCAGGTTAGCCTGCAGCAAGGAGGCCAGCACACATGTGGAGGCTCACTGGTGACACCACGTTGGGTTGTCACAGCCGCCCACTGCTTTACTAG CAGTAAAAAGGAGCTGAGTCGGTGGAGAGTGGTGTCAGGAAAGACACACATGGGCACACTGGGAGGTTCCTATGTGGACAGGATCATACTGAATGGAGACTATGATCCAGCACGAAATGACTACGATATTGCAATGATGAGACTCAGCAGCCCAATCACTGTGGGAG AGAGTCGCAAGCCAGTTTGTCTACCTCCTAAAGCCTTTGACCTTCCGGCCAAGGCCTCCGTGTTTGTGACCGGCTGGGGATACCTGGAGGAAAACG GTAAGGTTTCTCCATCACTTCAGGAGGCCTCTATCTCTCTGATAGACCGGGCCAAGTGTTCCAGTCCAACAGTGTATGGGAACTCCATAACCCCGAGGATGATCTGTGCTGGTTTACTGGAGGGGGGAGTGGATGCCTGCCAG GGGGACAGTGGGGGTCCCTTGGTCTACTTCACCTCCTCTAAATGGCATCTGGTGGGAGTGGTGAGCTGGGGCGTTGGCTGTGCTCGAGAGAGAAGGCCAGGTGTCTACTGCAATGTTGAACAGATGTTAAACTGGATTTATACAGTTGTTGAG AAAAACCCCTGA
- the cep57 gene encoding centrosomal protein of 57 kDa isoform X2 — protein MLRGRRYCGCCSTFSPVSLQELCPPPAPSGVVSDSLSLPSYREYPAHRPFINTLVHHTPQTRAHQSYRPSSPSKAFPETSSAAILSALRNLQEKIRKLELEKGHAELSLHTMGKDASNTHLQSDKVTQRLLKDYTDTKKESGQSNCNQVLITHLAAAESRCVKLERQLEHMRRMLRSAKTDRTSLLKQQVSMETAKSVDQQSDLVSEHVQLEKLERLEQEYLRLTRTQSNAEMKIRELEMKLQEEEHQRKLVQDKANQLQTGLETNRILLQSVSPCLSSRQSKEKKSDSKQPSYIQPHYRLSLRDVPFVAGTSVGCSHSVRANVQSVLSLLKRHQPHLCNSRVLSRKANSYETGSSPRRSDSSSSSSSASEEELSELLQALQEELRFMSLEQDELMRQVEASVSDQESKELQREQERLLLKMERKGEQISKLYKHRTQIKKLRKETSSRRNNGNEVRMTTTASTRGRSAAAVKVRPGERSKRNLRLLRDMRALQTSLRT, from the exons ATGCTCCGCGGGAGAAG ATATTGTGGATGCTGTTCAACATTTAGCCCTGTCTCTCTGCAGGAGCTTTGTCCACCACCAGCACCCAGTGGGGTAGTAtctgacagcctgtcactccCATCTTATAGAGAGTATCCAGCTCACCGTCCCTTCATCAACACACTTGTGCATCACACACCCCAAACACGTGCACATCAGTCATATCGCCCATCATCACCCAGCAAGGCATTCCCAGAGACCAGCAGTGCAG CGATCTTATCTGCCTTGAGGAACCTCCAGGAGAAGATCAGGAAGTTGGAGTTGGAGAAGGGGCATGCAGAGCTCAGTCTGCATACGATGGGGAAAGATGCGTCAAATACCCATCTGCAGAGCGATAAAGTCACACAGAGACTCTTAAAAGATTacacagatacaaaaaaagagagtggACAGTCCAATTGCAACCAAG TGTTGATTACCCAtctggctgctgcagagtcTCGCTGTGTGAAGCTGGAGCGGCAGCTGGAGCACATGAGGAGGATGTTGCGCAGTGCCAAGACGGACAGGACCAGCCTGCTCAAACAGCAG GTTTCCATGGAGACGGCCAAGTCAGTTGATCAACAGTCAGACCTGGTGTCTGAGCATGTCCAGTTGGAGAAGCTGGAGCGACTGGAGCAGGAGTACCTTAGACTGACACGCACACAAAGCAACGCAGAg ATGAAGATTCGGGAGCTGGAGATGAAActacaggaggaggagcacCAGAGAAAGCTGGTCCAGGACAAAGCCAATCAG CTACAGACAGGTTTGGAGACCAACAGGATACTGCTGCAGTCAGTGTCACCTTGTCTGTCCAGCAGACAGTCCAAAGAGAAAAAGTCAGATTCAAAG CAGCCATCCTACATACAGCCACACTACAGACTGAGCCTCAGAGACGTACCTTTTGTTGCTGGAACG TCAGTAGGCTGCAGCCACTCAGTCCGAGCAAACGTCCAGTCCGTTTTATCTCTCCTAAAGCGACACCAGCCACACCTCTGCAACAGCCGTGTCCTCTCTAGGAAAGCAAACAGCTATGAGACAGGTAGTAGTCCCAGGCGTTCAGACAgctcatcctcttcctcctctgcaagCGAAGAGGAGCTATCAGAGCTGCTACAAGCACTACAGGAGGAGCTGCGATTCATGAGCTT GGAGCAGGATGAGTTGATGAGGCAGGTGGAGGCCAGCGTGTCTGACCAGGAGAGCAAAGAACTTCAGAGGGAGCAGGagaggctgctgctgaaaatggagaggaaaggagagcaGATCAGTAAGCTgtacaaacacagaacacag ATAAAGAAGTTAAGAAAGGAAACCAGTTCTAGGCGGAACAATGGGAATGAGGTGAGGATGACAACCACAGCGTCCACTAGAGGTCGCTCTGCTGCAGCAGTCAAAGTCAGACCAGGAGAGAGGAGCAAGAGgaacctgcggctgctgagGGACATGAGGGCGCTGCAGACCTCACTACGGACCTGA
- the mre11a gene encoding double-strand break repair protein MRE11 — protein MSSESTLDDDDTFKILIATDIHLGYLEKDAIRGNDSYNTMDEILKCAKTNQVDFILLGGDLFHENKPSRRCLHNCITTLRRYCMGDTPIHFNIISDQTVNFNTTQFPWVNYQDENLNISIPVFSIHGNHDDPTGAEGLCALDLLSASGLVNHFGHSQSVERIEISPILMQKGNTKLALFGLGSIPDERLYRMFVNNQVTMLRPKEDQEEWFNLFAIHQNRSKHGPTNYIPEQFLDDFLDLVVWGHEHECLIAPTRNEQQLFYVTQPGSSVATSLSPGEATKKHVGLLRVKGRKMNLQKIPLKTVRQFFIQDVVLADYEDHFTPETPQVTKKVEDLCYAKVTDMLEEAERERLGCPLTPEKPLIRLRVDYSGGFDTFNTSRFSQKFVDRVANPKDLIHFLRRREQKEDIKDEVNVDYGKLLKTTAVEGLRVEDLVKQYFEATEQTVKLSLLTEQGMGKAIQEFVDKDEKDAIEELITYQLEKTQRHLQARGVTTEQDIDTEIQRFRDSKKNTTEEENDIKEAMNRAKAHRLERGNEPMDQDMSDELAMDSDEGAAPFAPPTRGRGRGGRGRGSRGRGRGATASEPKPAGRGRSQKSSVTTQSRSIMQAFQAPSQRSSRAAATPSYTTDEVTIDDSDEDVPVMKTTRAPPSKTASSSSSFTKYSSQSQSQSSRGVAFDDSDDDEDDPFKGCSRSRR, from the exons ATGTCTTCGGAGAGCACTTT GGATGATGACGATACCTTCAAGATTCTCATTGCCACGGATATTCACCTTGGTTACCTCGAGAAGGATGCTATCCGCGGTAATGACTCCTATAACACTATGGATGAGATCCTGAAATGTGCCAAGACAAATCAG GTAGATTTCATCCTGCTGGGGGGTGATTTGTTCCATGAGAACAAGCCATCTCGCCGTTGTCTCCACAACTGCATCACAACGCTAAGACGATACTGCATGGGTGACACGCCGATACATTTCAACATCATCAGTGACCAGACTGTCAACTTCAACACCACCCA ATTCCCCTGGGTTAACTATCAGGATGAAAACCTGAACATCTCAATTCCTGTATTCAGCATACATGGTAACCACGATGACCCAACTGGG gCTGAAGGTTTATGTGCGTTGGATCTGCTAAGTGCCTCTGGTCTTGTAAATCACTTTGGTCACTCTCAGTCAGTTGAGAGGATAGAGATTAGTCCCATTCTCATGCAGAAAGGCAATACCAAGCTAGCCTTATTTGGTCTAg gCTCTATCCCAGATGAGCGCCTGTATAGGATGTTTGTCAACAACCAGGTAACGATGCTTCGCCCCAAAGAAGACCAAGAAGAATGGTTTAACCTCTTTGCCATCCACCAGAACAG GAGTAAGCACGGACCCACTAACTACATACCTGAGCAGTTTCTGGATGACTTTCTCGACTTGGTGGTGTGGGGTCATGAGCATGAGTGTTTGATTGCTCCAACCAGAAACGAACAGCAGCTCTTCTATGTAACGCAGCCCGGCAGCTCTGTAGCCACCTCTCTATCCCCTGGAGAGGCAACCAAGaa GCATGTAGGGCTGCTTCGGGTGAAAGGTCGGAAGATGAACCTGCAAAAGATTCCGCTGAAGACGGTTCGTCAGTTCTTCATCCAAGATGTGGTGCTGGCTGACTACGAAGACCACTTCACACCTGAAACACCACAGGTCACAAAGAAGGTGGAGGACTTGTGCTATGCAAAG GTCACAGACATGTTAGAAgaagcagaaagagaaagactCGGATGCCCGCTCACCCCAGAGAAACCTCTGATTCGCCTGAGG GTGGACTACAGTGGAGGCTTTGATACATTTAACACTTCTCGCTTCAGTCAGAAGTTTGTCGACCGTGTAGCCAACCCAAAAGACCTCATTCACTTTCTCAGACGCCGTGAGCAGAAAGAAGACATTAAAG ATGAGGTCAATGTTGACTACGGCAAGCTGTTAAAAACCACAGCAGTTGAGGGGTTGAGAGTGGAGGACCTGGTTAAACAGTACTTTGAGGCAACCGAACAG ACAGTGAAGCTGTCCCTCCTGACCGAGCAGGGCATGGGGAAAGCCATTCAGGAGTTTGTGGACAAAGACGAGAAAGACGCCATTGAGGAGCTGATCACTTACCAGTTAGAGAAGACACAGCGCCACCTCCAAGCCAGAGGAGTTACTACAGAGCAGGATATAGACACTGAG atcCAGCGATTTAGAGATTCCAAAAAGAACACAACTGAGGAAGAGAATGATATAAAAGAA GCTATGAACAGAGCCAAAGCTCACCGTTTGGAGCGTGGCAATGAGCCAATGGATCAGGATATGTCTGATGAGCTTGCTATGGACTCTGACGAAGGCGCAGCCCCATTTGCTCCCCCAACCCGAGGAAGAGGGCGAGGAGGCAGGGGGCGAGGTAGCCGGGGAAGGGGGAGAG GTGCAACTGCCTCCGAACCAAAGCCAGCTGGACGGGGTCGTTCCCAGAAATCCTCTGTAACGACCCAAAGCAGAAGCATTATGCAAG CATTTCAAGCTCCATCCCAGAGATCATCTCGGGCTGCCGCCACCCCATCTTACACAACAGATGAA GTAACCATTGATGACTCTGATGAAGATGTACCTGTAATGAAAACAACCAGAGCCCCTCCAAG CAAAACAGCATCGTCGTCGTCATCCTTCACCAAGTACAGCTCTCAGAGCCAGAGCCAGTCATCCAGAGGAGTTGCATTTGacgacagtgatgatgatgag GATGACCCATTCAAAGGCTGCAGTCGTTCACGGAGATAA
- the tmprss4a gene encoding transmembrane protease serine 4a isoform X1, producing MWTIAQVPEESTRPLNPGLAVVPRPGQHRRPMPPQKTQGVKSKGKRVVLAVLTVVVLIGILVTAAYFIKKLIDSKYFFCNRSFKFIPLDKACDGNNDCAGGEDEITCLSSFKANTTFPVRLMSGRQVLQVYSRGQGWRSVCSDNWTEKHTLTACKQLGYTYEPRNTIVPVDTLISSLKNGPFTAVRPETANTPIHQATIDRSVCRSGSVVSLSCSDCGQVRQDRIVGGKDAFIEDWPWQVSLQQGGQHTCGGSLVTPRWVVTAAHCFTSSKKELSRWRVVSGKTHMGTLGGSYVDRIILNGDYDPARNDYDIAMMRLSSPITVGESRKPVCLPPKAFDLPAKASVFVTGWGYLEENGKVSPSLQEASISLIDRAKCSSPTVYGNSITPRMICAGLLEGGVDACQGDSGGPLVYFTSSKWHLVGVVSWGVGCARERRPGVYCNVEQMLNWIYTVVEKNP from the exons aCAATCGCACAGGTGCCTGAAGAAAGCACTAGACCCTTGAATCCTGGGCTGGCAG TGGTTCCAAGACCAGGCCAACACAGAAGGCCCATGCCGCCACAAAAGACTCAGGGAGTCAAGTCTAAGGGGAAAAGAGTGGTGCTGGCTGTCCTGACAGTTGTGGTTTTAATAGGCATACTAGTCACAGCAGCGTACTTCA TTAAGAAGCTGATTGACAGCAAATACTTCTTCTGCAATCGTTCATTCAAGTTCATCCCATTAGACAAAGCCTGTGACGGGAACAACGACTgtgcaggaggagaggatgaaATTACTTGTCTGTCAAGTTTTAAGGCCAACACTACCTTTccag TGCGTCTCATGTCGGGGAGGCAGGTCCTGCAGGTGTACAGCCGTGGCCAAGGTTGGCGGAGTGTATGTAGCGACAACTGGACTGAaaagcacacactcacagcgtGTAAACAACTGGGCTACACATA TGAACCTCGTAACACCATTGTCCCAGTGGACACTTTGATATCGTCCCTGAAAAATGGACCATTCACAGCTGTCAGGCCTGAAACTGCGAACACACCCATACATCAGGCTACCATAGACCG CAGTGTATGCAGATCAGGATCTGTGGTGTCTTTGTCCTGTTCAG acTGTGGACAGGTCCGACAGGACCGAATTGTCGGCGGCAAAGATGCTTTCATTGAGGACTGGCCCTGGCAGGTTAGCCTGCAGCAAGGAGGCCAGCACACATGTGGAGGCTCACTGGTGACACCACGTTGGGTTGTCACAGCCGCCCACTGCTTTACTAG CAGTAAAAAGGAGCTGAGTCGGTGGAGAGTGGTGTCAGGAAAGACACACATGGGCACACTGGGAGGTTCCTATGTGGACAGGATCATACTGAATGGAGACTATGATCCAGCACGAAATGACTACGATATTGCAATGATGAGACTCAGCAGCCCAATCACTGTGGGAG AGAGTCGCAAGCCAGTTTGTCTACCTCCTAAAGCCTTTGACCTTCCGGCCAAGGCCTCCGTGTTTGTGACCGGCTGGGGATACCTGGAGGAAAACG GTAAGGTTTCTCCATCACTTCAGGAGGCCTCTATCTCTCTGATAGACCGGGCCAAGTGTTCCAGTCCAACAGTGTATGGGAACTCCATAACCCCGAGGATGATCTGTGCTGGTTTACTGGAGGGGGGAGTGGATGCCTGCCAG GGGGACAGTGGGGGTCCCTTGGTCTACTTCACCTCCTCTAAATGGCATCTGGTGGGAGTGGTGAGCTGGGGCGTTGGCTGTGCTCGAGAGAGAAGGCCAGGTGTCTACTGCAATGTTGAACAGATGTTAAACTGGATTTATACAGTTGTTGAG AAAAACCCCTGA